In Meleagris gallopavo isolate NT-WF06-2002-E0010 breed Aviagen turkey brand Nicholas breeding stock chromosome 5, Turkey_5.1, whole genome shotgun sequence, a single window of DNA contains:
- the SEC23A gene encoding protein transport protein Sec23A, translating to MTTFLEFIQQNEDRDGVRFSWNVWPSSRLEATRMVVPVAALFTPLKERPDLPPIQYEPVLCSRTTCRAVLNPLCQVDYRAKLWACNFCYQRNQFPPTYAGISEMNQPAELLPQFSSIEYVVQRGPQMPLIFLYVVDTCMEDEDLQALKESMQMSLSLLPPTALVGLITFGRMVQVHELGCEGISKSYVFRGTKDLSAKQLQEMLGLTKVAVSQVGRGPQVQQPPPSNRFLQPVQKIDMNLTDLLGELQRDPWPVPQGKRPLRSSGVALSIAVGLLECTFPNTGARIMMFIGGPATQGPGMVVGDELKLPIRSWHDIEKDNAKYVKKGTKHFEALANRAAANGHVVDIYACALDQTGLLEMKCCPNYTGGYMVMGDSFNTSLFKQTFQRVFTKDMQGQFKMGFGGTLEIKTSREVKISGAIGPCVSLNSKGPCVSENEIGTGGTCQWKICGLNPTTTLALYFEVVNQHNAPIPQGGRGAIQFVTQYQHSSGQRRIRVTTVARNWADAQTQIQNIAASFDQEAAAILMARLAVYRAETEEGPDVLRWLDRQLIRLCQKFGEYHKDDPSSFRFSETFSLYPQFMFHLRRSPFLQVFNNSPDESSYYRHHFMRQDLTQSLIMVQPILYAYSFNGPPEPVLLDSSSILPDRILLMDTFFQILIYHGETIAQWRKSGYQDMPEYENFHHLLQAPIDDAQEILHSRFPMPRYIDTEHGGSQARFLLSKVNPSQTHNNMYAWGQESGAPILTDDVSLQVFMDHLKKLAVSSAA from the exons ATGACAACCTTCCTGGAATTTATCCAGCagaatgaggacagagatggAGTTAGATTCAGCTGGAATGTTTGGCCATCGAGTCGTCTTGAGGCCACAAGGATGGTAGTCCCAGTGGCTGCCCTCTTCACACCACTGAAAGAACGGCCAGACTTGCCTCCTATTCAGTATGAACCAGTTCTGTGCAGTAGGACCACATGTCGAGCTGTTCTGAATCCTTTATG CCAAGTGGATTATCGAGCAAAGCTCTGGGCTTGTAACTTCTGTTATCAAAGAAATCAG tttcctCCTACATATGCTGGCATATCTGAAATGAATCAGCCAGCTGAGCTTCTGCCTCAGTTTTCTAGCATTGAATATGTAGTACAG CGTGGTCCTCAGATGCCCTTGATATTTCTTTATGTCGTGGACACATGCATGGAAGATGAAGACTTGCAAGCTCTGAAGGAATCGATGCAAATGTCTCTTAGTCTCCTACCACCAACTGCCTTAGTAGGTCTCATTACCTTTGGACGAATGGTGCAGGTTCATGAGCTTGGCTGTGAAGGCATTTCCAAAAGTTATGTCTTCCGAGGAACGAAGGACCTGTCTGCAAAGCAACTGCAG GAAATGCTGGGACTTACAAAAGTAGCTGTTTCTCAAGTCGGTCGGGGTCCTCAAGTGCAGCAGCCACCACCTTCTAACAG ATTTCTACAACCAGTGCAGAAGATTGATATGAATCTTACTGATCTTTTGGGTGAACTGCAGCGAGATCCTTGGCCAGTTCCACAAGGGAAAAGGCCCTTACGTTCCTCTGGAGTGGCTCTCTCTATAGCTGTAGGACTTCTTGAG TGCACTTTTCCTAATACTGGTGCACGAATAATGATGTTCATTGGTGGACCAGCTACACAAGGACCTGGGATGGTTGTAGGGGATGAGCTGAAGTTACCTATAAGATCGTGGCATGACATTGAGAAAGACAATGCTAAATATGTTAAAAAGGGTACTAAG CATTTTGAAGCTCTGGCTAATCGTGCTGCAGCAAATGGTCATGTTGTTGACATATATGCGTGTGCATTGGATCAGACTGGTCTTCTGGAGATGAAATGCTGTCCCAACTACACTGG TGGCTACATGGTAATGGGAGATTCTTTCAATACATCTTTATTCAAACAGACCTTTCAGAGAGTATTCACAAAAGATATGCAAGGACAATTTAAAATGGGATTTGGTGGCACATTAGAAataaag aCTTCAAGGGAAGTAAAGATTTCTGGAGCTATTGGACCCTGTGTATCTCTAAACTCTAAAGGACCCTGTGTCTCAGAAAAT GAGATTGGAACAGGGGGTACCTGTCAGTGGAAGATTTGTGGACTTAATCCTACTACAACACTCGCACTCTACTTTGAAGTGGTCAACCAA CACAATGCTCCAATTCCTCAAGGAGGACGTGGTGCGATCCAGTTTGTGACTCAGTACCAGCATTCCAGTGGACAGAGACGTATCAGAGTGACCACAGTTGCCAGAAA ctggGCAGATGCACAGACACAGATTCAAAACATTGCAGCATCTTTTGACCAGGAAGCTGCAGCAATTCTCATGGCTAGATTGGCAGTGTATAGGGCAGAGACAGAAGAAGGGCCTGATGTACTTAGGTGGCTGGACAGACAACTTATACGGCTG tgtCAGAAATTTGGAGAATATCACAAGGATGATCCAAgctctttcagattttcagaaaccTTTTCACTTTACCCACAG ttcaTGTTTCACTTGAGAAGATCTCCTTTCTTACAAGTTTTTAACAACAGCCCGGATGAGAGCTCATACTACCGTCACCATTTTATGCGTCAGGACCTAACACAGTCGCTTATCATGGTTCAGCCAATTCTCTATGCTTACTCCTTCAATGGACCTCCAGAG CCTGTTCTTCTGGATAGCAGCAGTATTTTACCAGATCGCATTCTTCTAATGGACACCTTTTTCCAGATCCTTATATATCATGGAGAG ACCATAGCTCAGTGGCGTAAATCAGGTTACCAGGATATGCCGGAATATGAAAACTTCCATCACTTGCTTCAAGCTCCCATAGATGACGCCCAGGAAATTCTTCATTCAAGATTTCCAATGCCCAGATACATTGATACAGAGCACGGAGGAAGCCAG gctCGTTTCCTGCTTTCAAAAGTAAATCCCTCTCAGACTCATAACAACATGTACGCTTGGGGACAG